The Vallitalea okinawensis genome window below encodes:
- a CDS encoding methyl-accepting chemotaxis protein, whose product MKLKMRMIITILGLTSLIFSLIVGINIMSGYDQATQQAKSLIMESSEKSEEIFHSFFESGLIVTNTIADTFEGMVETGVADREQANAIMKNILAENPGFIDVWVVWEKDAFDGRDKEYVNAQGHDATGRFVPVWSRGGGEITLEPAVGYTSDDYYLIPYNTGEEYISEPIVYNVGGQDITMVVLAMPIVLDGEVLGVAGVDIAIDYLAEMNANTQFYESGYGTIISHDDTVVAHPNEAYVFQEVVENKNLVDEVIRQVEPIVDTVYVDYLGEEALVTYIPLELGQADVVWVYGTLVPTDEIYQGLINSTVRLVIISFVGLFIILTVVYMTIQGVTQPIESITKYAHQIAEGDLTGVLPEKFCNRKDEIGDLANSFGQMMSNTSELINDIQQTSGQLAASAEELFATANQTASSSEEVAKTIEEIARGASEQAESTEVGARKTYDLDGMINSNETYSRQLTDASNEVVKLIDEGLELINQLTQTTLETTDATEKIQDVITKTNDNTIKIGTASNVIASIAEQTNLLALNATIEAARAGEAGKGFGVVADEIRKLAEQSTNNTEEINAIIYELSTSSKLAVDTMDSVSSIIHKQAKGVEATEEKYIAISKAMERSNQSAEFIKSAGEAMSVKRVEILDLIQNLSAIAEENAASTEEASATVEEQTATMEDVARATELLSSLATDLQNSIQQFKVQ is encoded by the coding sequence ATGAAACTAAAGATGCGCATGATTATTACAATACTTGGTCTAACATCTCTCATTTTTAGCCTGATTGTAGGAATCAATATTATGTCAGGCTATGACCAAGCTACACAGCAAGCGAAATCGCTTATCATGGAATCATCAGAAAAGTCTGAAGAAATCTTTCATAGTTTTTTTGAATCAGGTCTCATAGTAACAAATACAATTGCAGATACCTTTGAGGGTATGGTTGAAACGGGAGTAGCGGACCGTGAACAAGCAAATGCAATTATGAAGAATATTTTAGCAGAAAACCCTGGATTTATTGATGTTTGGGTTGTATGGGAAAAAGACGCGTTTGATGGTAGAGATAAGGAATACGTTAATGCCCAGGGGCATGATGCTACTGGGCGATTCGTTCCTGTGTGGTCACGTGGTGGAGGAGAGATTACCTTGGAGCCTGCTGTTGGATACACGTCTGACGATTACTATTTGATTCCTTATAATACTGGAGAAGAATACATATCAGAGCCGATTGTCTATAATGTAGGTGGTCAGGATATCACCATGGTTGTTCTTGCTATGCCGATTGTACTGGATGGAGAAGTATTAGGGGTGGCAGGAGTGGATATAGCTATTGACTACTTGGCTGAGATGAATGCTAATACTCAATTTTATGAAAGTGGTTATGGAACCATAATATCTCATGACGATACTGTTGTTGCTCATCCGAACGAAGCTTACGTATTTCAAGAAGTAGTCGAGAATAAGAATCTAGTTGATGAAGTCATACGTCAAGTTGAACCGATTGTCGATACAGTATATGTGGATTATTTGGGGGAAGAAGCGTTGGTAACTTACATTCCTCTAGAGTTAGGACAAGCTGATGTAGTCTGGGTTTACGGAACACTAGTTCCAACAGACGAAATTTATCAAGGGCTTATTAATAGTACTGTGAGACTTGTAATTATCAGTTTTGTGGGATTGTTTATTATTTTAACTGTAGTCTACATGACAATTCAAGGTGTAACACAACCTATCGAATCCATAACAAAATATGCTCATCAAATTGCAGAAGGTGACTTAACAGGGGTATTACCTGAGAAATTTTGCAATAGAAAAGATGAAATTGGAGACCTAGCTAATTCATTTGGACAAATGATGTCTAATACATCAGAATTGATTAATGATATCCAGCAAACATCAGGTCAATTAGCTGCATCTGCGGAAGAGTTATTTGCTACTGCTAATCAAACAGCATCTTCATCGGAGGAAGTGGCAAAAACCATTGAAGAAATAGCGAGAGGTGCTTCCGAACAGGCTGAAAGTACTGAGGTTGGTGCAAGAAAAACATATGACCTTGACGGTATGATAAATAGTAACGAGACCTACTCAAGACAGTTAACGGATGCTTCTAATGAGGTTGTTAAATTGATCGATGAGGGTTTGGAGTTAATTAATCAATTAACTCAGACAACACTAGAAACGACAGATGCTACAGAAAAAATACAAGATGTCATTACTAAAACCAATGATAATACAATAAAGATTGGAACCGCAAGTAATGTGATTGCTTCTATAGCTGAACAGACTAACTTATTAGCTCTTAATGCAACAATTGAAGCAGCCAGAGCAGGTGAAGCTGGTAAAGGATTTGGTGTTGTTGCTGATGAAATACGTAAGTTAGCTGAACAGTCAACCAACAATACTGAAGAGATTAATGCCATTATCTATGAACTATCAACGAGCTCAAAATTGGCTGTAGATACTATGGATTCCGTTTCAAGTATTATACATAAACAAGCTAAAGGTGTTGAAGCTACAGAAGAAAAGTATATAGCGATATCAAAAGCTATGGAACGATCTAATCAATCAGCAGAATTCATAAAATCAGCTGGAGAAGCCATGTCTGTTAAAAGAGTAGAGATATTAGACCTGATACAAAATCTTTCAGCTATTGCTGAAGAAAATGCTGCTAGTACAGAGGAGGCTTCGGCTACTGTTGAAGAGCAAACAGCCACGATGGAAGATGTAGCTAGAGCTACAGAGCTTTTATCAAGTTTAGCAACAGATTTACAAAATAGTATACAGCAATTTAAAGTACAGTAA
- the tyrS gene encoding tyrosine--tRNA ligase: MLSIQEQCTLLTKGVAEIINLEELKKKLELGRKLTIKLGLDPTAPDIHLGHTVVLRKIKQFQDLGHQVVIIIGDMTGRIGDPTGRDTSRPALTKEEVMLNAKTYTDQIFKILDPDLTEVKFNSEWLEKLSFEDVLQLASKYSVARMLEREDFKNRFKNGQTIGIHEFFYPLMQGFDSISIKADIEIGGTDQTFNILMGRTLQKEFDLERQVAIFMPILEGTDGKMKMSKSKGNYIGIDEKPSDMFGKIMSIQDQMIIRYFELVTDWHPRDIKKMGSAMDNGELNPMEAKMTLGEEIVSLYHGKEAGRKAKEEFITVFRDNKLPDSIQELVVGEGNLIDILVQGKFAQSKSEARRLILQGGVRINGEKIEDIAFAIFNNKDIIQVGKRKFAELILDQE, translated from the coding sequence ATGTTATCAATTCAAGAGCAATGTACATTATTAACCAAAGGTGTAGCTGAAATCATTAACTTAGAAGAATTAAAGAAGAAATTAGAACTAGGTAGAAAACTCACCATCAAACTGGGATTAGATCCTACTGCTCCAGATATTCATCTTGGTCATACCGTTGTTTTAAGAAAGATAAAACAATTTCAAGATTTAGGACATCAAGTAGTTATTATCATCGGTGATATGACAGGAAGAATTGGCGATCCAACAGGAAGAGATACTAGTAGACCAGCTTTAACAAAGGAAGAAGTCATGCTTAATGCGAAAACTTATACAGATCAAATATTCAAGATTTTGGATCCAGATCTAACAGAAGTCAAATTTAATAGTGAATGGTTAGAAAAGCTATCTTTTGAAGATGTTCTTCAATTGGCATCAAAATACTCAGTAGCGCGAATGTTAGAAAGAGAGGATTTTAAGAACCGATTTAAGAATGGGCAAACAATAGGTATACATGAATTTTTCTACCCTTTAATGCAAGGTTTTGATTCTATCAGTATTAAGGCTGATATTGAAATTGGAGGGACTGATCAGACCTTTAATATACTGATGGGGCGTACTCTACAAAAGGAGTTTGACCTAGAGAGGCAAGTAGCTATTTTTATGCCAATTCTAGAAGGTACTGATGGTAAGATGAAGATGAGCAAAAGTAAAGGTAATTACATTGGTATCGATGAGAAGCCTAGTGATATGTTTGGAAAAATCATGTCCATTCAGGATCAGATGATTATTAGATACTTTGAACTAGTAACGGATTGGCATCCAAGAGATATTAAAAAAATGGGATCAGCTATGGATAATGGAGAACTGAACCCTATGGAAGCAAAGATGACTTTAGGGGAAGAAATAGTAAGTCTATACCATGGGAAAGAGGCTGGTAGAAAGGCAAAAGAAGAGTTTATAACTGTATTCAGAGATAATAAACTTCCAGACTCTATACAAGAATTAGTTGTTGGTGAAGGGAATCTCATAGACATTTTAGTACAAGGTAAATTTGCTCAATCAAAGAGTGAAGCTAGGCGATTAATCCTTCAGGGTGGTGTTAGAATTAACGGCGAAAAAATTGAGGATATAGCATTTGCTATTTTTAATAATAAAGACATTATTCAAGTTGGTAAGCGAAAATTCGCAGAGTTAATACTAGATCAGGAATGA
- the queG gene encoding tRNA epoxyqueuosine(34) reductase QueG, translating to MKENLINYCRQLDINQVGITDIGPYNDLKTLLLNRYHLNTGFEENDIVKRIDPKLIMEDARSIIVCLFPYYVGVHEGNLSNYTYGRDYHLITRNLLTNIGDYLSSQLDNFNYQVFADTGPLVDRYLAYKAGLGFYGINSHLINDQYGSYFFIGYIVNNHPFEVDKPLDKRCYGCKSCVKACPGQIILDNYDIDGRGCRSFLTQKKELLTESEIEVIKKDSIIFGCDVCQRVCPHNKDLTPTPLKAFKEDLIFKLEKNDIETLSNKAFKRTYGHRAFSWRGKKLLLRNMDLINEQEK from the coding sequence ATGAAAGAAAATTTGATTAATTATTGTAGACAGTTAGATATAAATCAAGTGGGAATAACCGATATAGGTCCTTATAATGATCTAAAAACACTGTTACTTAATAGATATCATTTAAATACAGGATTTGAAGAAAACGATATTGTGAAAAGGATTGATCCAAAATTGATTATGGAAGATGCTAGGTCCATTATTGTCTGTTTATTTCCCTATTATGTTGGTGTCCATGAAGGTAATTTATCGAACTATACTTATGGGCGAGATTATCATCTTATCACTAGAAATTTATTGACGAACATAGGGGACTATCTTAGTTCACAGCTTGATAACTTTAATTATCAAGTATTTGCTGATACGGGTCCTCTTGTTGACCGCTACTTAGCTTATAAAGCTGGATTGGGCTTTTATGGGATTAACAGTCATTTAATAAATGATCAATATGGATCTTATTTCTTTATTGGCTACATCGTTAATAATCATCCTTTTGAAGTTGACAAACCTCTAGATAAAAGATGTTATGGATGTAAATCATGTGTAAAAGCGTGTCCTGGGCAGATTATTTTGGACAACTATGATATTGATGGGAGAGGTTGCCGTTCTTTTCTCACCCAAAAGAAAGAACTTCTGACAGAATCAGAAATAGAGGTTATTAAAAAGGACAGCATTATTTTTGGATGTGATGTCTGTCAAAGGGTATGCCCACATAATAAAGATCTTACACCTACTCCTTTAAAAGCTTTTAAGGAAGATTTAATTTTCAAATTAGAGAAAAATGATATTGAGACTCTCAGCAATAAAGCCTTCAAAAGAACCTATGGTCATCGAGCCTTCAGTTGGCGTGGTAAGAAACTATTACTTAGAAACATGGACTTAATCAATGAACAAGAAAAGTGA
- the dusA gene encoding tRNA dihydrouridine(20/20a) synthase DusA: protein MISIAPMVDRTDRYFRYFCRLISKEVLLYTEMITAPAIIHGDIEHLLAFDAFEGPVALQIAGTNVEEIFKATKIAEAFPYTEVNLNVGCPSDRVSGNYMGACLMAYPELVAEMVQAMKEATNKPVTVKHRIGIDGRGTLPDDQPKKIWDQYEDLYYFVDLLDQVGVDGLTIHARIAILAGLSPKENREVPPLRYEDVYRLKDDFPHIPMEVNGGITTCEAINEHLKVMDGVMLGRKAYDDPFFLAHLDHYLGHRTTVTRGDVIRGLIPYVERMVSEGHKGHRTLAHTINLFHGKRGSKLWKQLISPPWDDQITGKNILKKALLTLPDEVLNERP, encoded by the coding sequence ATGATAAGCATTGCACCTATGGTTGATCGAACGGATCGTTACTTTCGTTATTTTTGCCGACTTATTTCAAAGGAAGTACTTCTGTATACAGAGATGATTACTGCACCAGCCATCATTCATGGCGATATAGAACATTTATTAGCTTTTGATGCCTTTGAGGGTCCTGTGGCTCTCCAAATTGCTGGAACTAATGTTGAAGAGATCTTCAAAGCAACGAAAATTGCTGAGGCTTTTCCTTATACAGAAGTTAACTTAAACGTAGGGTGCCCATCAGATAGAGTATCAGGTAATTACATGGGGGCTTGCCTTATGGCATACCCCGAATTAGTAGCCGAAATGGTACAAGCCATGAAAGAAGCAACCAATAAACCAGTCACTGTTAAGCATCGCATTGGTATTGACGGCAGGGGGACATTACCTGATGACCAACCAAAGAAAATATGGGATCAATACGAAGATCTTTATTATTTTGTTGATCTTCTTGATCAAGTTGGGGTTGATGGTCTTACAATTCATGCACGCATTGCCATACTTGCAGGGTTAAGCCCAAAAGAAAATAGAGAAGTTCCTCCACTGAGGTATGAAGATGTTTACCGTTTAAAAGACGATTTTCCTCATATCCCAATGGAAGTAAACGGCGGCATTACAACATGTGAAGCAATAAATGAACATTTAAAGGTGATGGACGGTGTTATGCTTGGACGAAAAGCCTATGATGATCCTTTTTTCTTGGCACATCTAGATCATTATTTAGGTCATCGTACTACCGTAACACGTGGTGATGTCATAAGAGGACTAATACCTTATGTTGAAAGAATGGTTAGTGAAGGTCATAAAGGACATCGTACTTTAGCCCATACCATCAATCTATTCCATGGTAAGAGAGGCTCTAAGCTTTGGAAGCAACTCATTTCTCCCCCTTGGGATGATCAAATAACAGGTAAAAATATTCTAAAAAAAGCTCTTCTAACACTTCCAGATGAAGTATTAAATGAACGTCCGTAA
- a CDS encoding DegV family protein, giving the protein MIKIMADSTCDLSQDMINQYDIGIAPLTITVDGENYSDRIDIQPDEFYDRMENLKEHPTTAMPSPIEFLNIMEKAVENGHTEILCICMSSGTSGSYQSAVLAKEYFYEEHTESNVRIHVVDSKCMSHGSGWLILKSARLREKGATFDEIVDFNETYKVFVKHFLSVDDLNHLIRSGRLSNASGWIGKVLNIKPIMSMKNGKGAIVSKQRGTKKVLKHYVEEFKKRNYKELTDFMIIGYTSDISIAETLKKKINLESDFMGDIYIMQMGVAVGTHVGLGALSMFFMEKREELLEKIKNM; this is encoded by the coding sequence ATGATCAAAATTATGGCGGATTCAACTTGTGATTTATCGCAAGATATGATTAATCAATACGACATAGGAATAGCACCATTAACGATAACAGTTGATGGAGAAAATTACAGTGATCGCATAGATATCCAACCGGATGAATTTTATGATAGAATGGAAAACTTGAAAGAACACCCAACGACTGCAATGCCTAGCCCAATCGAGTTTTTAAACATCATGGAAAAGGCAGTTGAGAATGGACATACAGAAATATTATGTATATGTATGTCCAGTGGAACCAGCGGTTCTTATCAATCAGCAGTTTTAGCAAAAGAGTACTTTTATGAAGAACATACTGAGTCTAATGTTAGGATACATGTGGTTGATTCAAAATGCATGAGTCATGGGAGTGGGTGGCTCATTCTAAAAAGTGCACGACTTAGAGAAAAGGGCGCTACATTTGATGAAATAGTAGATTTTAATGAAACTTATAAAGTTTTTGTAAAGCACTTCCTTTCCGTAGATGATCTTAATCACCTTATACGAAGTGGCAGACTTTCTAATGCCAGTGGATGGATAGGAAAAGTCCTTAATATTAAACCTATCATGTCTATGAAGAACGGAAAAGGAGCAATTGTCTCTAAACAGCGCGGAACAAAAAAAGTACTCAAGCATTATGTTGAAGAATTTAAGAAAAGAAATTATAAAGAACTCACTGACTTTATGATTATTGGGTACACATCTGATATAAGTATTGCTGAAACCCTCAAAAAGAAAATTAATTTAGAAAGCGATTTTATGGGAGACATATACATTATGCAGATGGGTGTTGCAGTGGGTACTCATGTAGGATTAGGTGCTTTATCCATGTTTTTTATGGAGAAGCGAGAAGAGCTACTTGAAAAAATAAAAAATATGTAA
- the abc-f gene encoding ribosomal protection-like ABC-F family protein encodes MIEIAVQNLVKYYGATEVINGITLELKTGERIGIIGKNGCGKSTLFKIISGIETYDDGMLSLRKGINVGYLDQIPQFPEEYQVMDVLNTAFGELKDLKEQMNHLEINMAEAGMTAEDLDQLVGTYAQFQEKFEALGGYQIEEKVNRICSGLKFDEAFLNNYFEDLSGGEKTRVILGKLLLEDHDVLLLDEPTNHLDVSSIEWLEEYLESYVGSVMVISHDRFFLDKVITKIIEIENKTCSLYHGNYSYYVEEKERRILQQLEAYEQQKKKIKSMEEAIRRFRDWGTRSDDPRFFKKAANMQKRIDKMDHIERPKNDKKMKLSFDGGKRSGKDVITVRELSKSFDKLRLFEKADMDISYKDRVALLGANGCGKTTLLQLIMNAYQDQHGEELHGVKELNVEEGDIKIGASVKIGYHDQNIVFKDEKMTVVECLRDELPMPEGQARQILSRFLFYGDDVYKKVQNLSGGEKSRLKLCLLLNQDVNFLILDEPTNHLDMNSREVLEDALMNFKGTVLFVSHDRYFINKVAAKVMEVFDYAIKVFDGDYSYYKDEKKKNIQIPVKRVEQKVTSDNEKWRQGKKGVDKQNRIHSNKIKIIEDSIEELEEQIGELDKAAKENTNNYERLTEIHNKKVELNKILEDAYSEWEMFQ; translated from the coding sequence ATGATAGAGATAGCAGTTCAAAATTTGGTTAAATACTATGGGGCTACAGAAGTCATTAATGGTATTACTTTAGAATTAAAAACAGGAGAAAGAATTGGAATTATAGGAAAGAATGGTTGTGGTAAATCAACTTTATTTAAAATTATTAGTGGGATTGAAACTTATGATGATGGGATGCTTTCTTTAAGGAAAGGAATTAATGTGGGTTATTTAGATCAAATACCTCAGTTTCCTGAAGAATATCAGGTAATGGATGTTTTGAATACCGCATTTGGAGAATTGAAAGATCTAAAAGAGCAAATGAATCATCTTGAGATAAACATGGCAGAAGCTGGTATGACAGCTGAAGATCTTGATCAATTGGTTGGAACATATGCTCAATTTCAGGAAAAGTTTGAAGCACTTGGTGGTTATCAAATTGAAGAAAAGGTTAATCGGATTTGTTCAGGTCTAAAATTTGATGAAGCTTTTCTCAATAACTACTTTGAGGATTTAAGTGGTGGTGAAAAGACTCGGGTTATATTAGGTAAATTGTTACTAGAAGATCATGATGTTTTACTTTTAGATGAACCAACAAATCATCTTGACGTAAGTTCAATAGAGTGGCTTGAGGAATACTTAGAAAGTTACGTAGGTAGTGTAATGGTTATATCCCATGACCGATTTTTCTTAGATAAAGTTATCACTAAAATTATTGAAATTGAAAATAAAACTTGCAGTTTATATCACGGTAATTATTCATATTATGTTGAAGAAAAGGAACGACGTATCTTGCAACAGCTAGAGGCTTATGAGCAACAGAAGAAGAAAATTAAGTCAATGGAAGAGGCGATAAGAAGATTTCGTGATTGGGGAACACGTTCTGATGACCCAAGGTTCTTTAAAAAGGCAGCCAATATGCAAAAGCGAATTGACAAAATGGACCATATTGAACGTCCTAAAAACGATAAGAAGATGAAGTTATCTTTTGATGGAGGGAAACGCAGTGGCAAAGATGTTATCACTGTCAGAGAACTTAGTAAATCCTTTGATAAGCTTAGACTTTTTGAAAAAGCAGATATGGATATAAGTTATAAAGATAGAGTAGCTTTATTAGGTGCTAATGGCTGTGGGAAAACGACTTTACTTCAACTCATCATGAATGCATATCAAGATCAACATGGAGAGGAACTTCATGGTGTGAAAGAATTGAATGTAGAAGAAGGAGATATTAAGATCGGAGCAAGTGTTAAAATTGGTTACCACGATCAAAACATTGTGTTTAAGGATGAAAAAATGACAGTAGTAGAGTGCTTACGGGATGAACTTCCCATGCCAGAAGGACAGGCTAGACAAATATTATCAAGATTCCTCTTCTATGGTGATGATGTATACAAAAAAGTTCAGAACTTATCTGGTGGGGAGAAAAGTCGACTTAAGTTGTGTTTATTGTTAAATCAAGATGTAAATTTTCTTATCCTTGATGAACCGACCAATCATTTAGATATGAATTCACGGGAAGTACTTGAAGACGCACTGATGAATTTCAAAGGAACTGTATTATTTGTATCCCATGACCGTTATTTTATTAATAAAGTTGCTGCAAAGGTTATGGAAGTATTTGATTATGCTATTAAAGTATTTGATGGTGATTATAGCTATTATAAAGATGAAAAAAAGAAAAATATCCAAATACCAGTTAAAAGAGTAGAGCAAAAAGTTACTAGTGATAATGAAAAATGGCGTCAGGGTAAGAAAGGTGTAGATAAGCAAAATAGAATCCACTCCAATAAAATAAAGATAATAGAAGATAGCATCGAAGAGTTAGAAGAGCAAATAGGTGAGCTAGATAAAGCTGCTAAGGAAAATACAAATAATTACGAGAGGCTAACAGAGATACACAATAAAAAGGTAGAGTTAAACAAGATATTGGAAGATGCCTATAGTGAATGGGAAATGTTCCAATAA
- a CDS encoding DUF3298 and DUF4163 domain-containing protein, translated as MNNFLYWFGLASYEMANKKRKVQKIRKHEATFKKELKVIEQVIRERTPYYELQLSFPQVSYNDEEVEMKINRQIQEDIHAFASNIKDDARKFYQLTGFLGQIPLRPFEGVTTFVIHLISPTVLSMTIDYYQFKGGAHGYTKRKAYNYNLMTGDSFFLIDLFDKGYNYRRVINGAISDAINEHPEEYYQGRDSFITINPNQSFYLEPDSLVIYFDLYQIAPYVKGIPEFRIPYEMFEGHLHL; from the coding sequence ATGAATAATTTTTTGTACTGGTTTGGTCTTGCATCCTATGAAATGGCAAATAAAAAGCGTAAAGTGCAGAAAATAAGGAAACATGAAGCTACTTTTAAAAAAGAATTGAAAGTTATTGAACAAGTCATAAGGGAAAGGACTCCCTATTATGAACTACAACTCTCATTTCCACAAGTAAGTTATAACGATGAAGAAGTAGAAATGAAGATTAATAGGCAAATACAAGAAGATATACATGCATTCGCAAGTAATATTAAAGATGATGCAAGAAAGTTTTATCAACTTACAGGGTTTTTAGGTCAAATACCTCTACGCCCTTTTGAAGGAGTAACAACATTTGTTATCCACTTGATCAGTCCTACTGTATTGAGCATGACAATAGATTATTATCAATTTAAAGGAGGTGCTCATGGCTATACAAAACGAAAGGCTTATAACTATAATTTAATGACTGGTGATTCTTTCTTCCTAATTGATCTTTTTGATAAAGGATATAATTATAGGAGAGTTATCAATGGAGCAATTAGTGATGCTATTAATGAACATCCTGAAGAATATTATCAAGGCAGAGATAGCTTTATTACAATCAACCCTAACCAATCTTTTTATCTCGAGCCAGACAGCCTAGTGATATATTTTGATCTGTATCAAATAGCGCCGTATGTAAAAGGAATACCAGAATTTCGTATTCCCTATGAAATGTTTGAAGGTCATTTGCATCTTTAG
- a CDS encoding thioredoxin family protein — MTFLNAKELDELQQIMDSHPLVLLYVTSEDCGVCHAILPRLQNMLVNYEQVTVVKCSLNEGSEITGQYLIMTVPTLCLFFEGKEIFRTSRFIDFAQLERQIKLFSENL; from the coding sequence ATGACATTTTTAAATGCTAAAGAGCTTGATGAACTTCAGCAAATCATGGATAGTCATCCACTAGTACTTCTTTATGTGACTTCTGAGGATTGTGGTGTATGTCATGCTATTTTACCTCGATTACAAAACATGTTAGTGAATTATGAGCAGGTAACAGTAGTAAAATGTAGTTTGAATGAGGGAAGTGAGATTACTGGTCAATATTTGATTATGACGGTTCCGACTCTCTGTTTATTCTTTGAGGGTAAAGAAATCTTTCGTACATCTCGTTTTATAGATTTTGCTCAATTAGAAAGGCAAATCAAGCTTTTCAGCGAAAATTTATAA
- a CDS encoding YdbC family protein produces the protein MSEFKYEIVQSFGVLSETKGGWTKEFNLISWNEREPKFDIRDWGPDHEKMGKGITLSKEEVDKLKEILGDN, from the coding sequence ATGTCAGAATTTAAATATGAAATCGTTCAAAGTTTTGGTGTGCTTTCAGAGACTAAAGGTGGATGGACAAAAGAATTTAACTTAATTAGTTGGAACGAGAGAGAGCCTAAGTTTGATATTAGAGATTGGGGTCCTGACCACGAAAAGATGGGAAAAGGTATAACTTTATCCAAAGAAGAAGTTGATAAACTAAAAGAGATATTAGGAGATAACTGA
- a CDS encoding TetR/AcrR family transcriptional regulator, whose amino-acid sequence MAFYKETFDKIAEERREKVLQAAREEFARKGYLATNINEVAKKAGISIGSMYSYFASKEDLFLTIVEDCFSILERVLTEAYEQTDDVLEFFELLLRSASHYACTYPEHNQIYLDITTEALSNLSSRLSKQLETITANYYMQVLEKAQNRGAIEEKMNLHILSFCFDNLIMMYQFSFTSHYYRNRMAILLGDELMEDHEKVIEGILQFVRKALK is encoded by the coding sequence ATGGCCTTTTATAAAGAAACTTTCGATAAGATTGCCGAGGAAAGACGAGAAAAAGTATTACAGGCTGCTCGTGAAGAGTTTGCAAGAAAGGGATACCTGGCAACTAATATTAATGAGGTTGCGAAAAAAGCTGGTATTAGCATTGGTTCTATGTACAGTTATTTTGCTTCAAAGGAAGACTTGTTTCTGACCATTGTCGAGGATTGTTTTTCAATACTGGAAAGGGTATTGACTGAAGCTTATGAACAAACAGATGATGTGCTAGAGTTTTTTGAATTACTTTTACGGAGCGCATCCCATTATGCTTGTACGTACCCTGAACATAATCAAATTTATTTAGATATAACCACTGAAGCTTTATCCAATCTATCCAGTCGACTATCAAAACAACTAGAAACCATTACAGCAAATTACTACATGCAGGTCCTTGAGAAGGCACAAAATCGTGGGGCAATTGAAGAGAAGATGAATCTTCACATTTTATCTTTCTGCTTTGATAATCTCATTATGATGTACCAGTTCTCCTTTACATCCCATTATTATCGCAACCGGATGGCTATACTTCTCGGTGATGAACTGATGGAAGATCATGAAAAAGTCATTGAAGGTATACTGCAATTCGTACGTAAAGCTTTAAAATAA